The genomic DNA actgcctctcagtgATCTCAAATCTTAtcgaacacatacagctatgtgttaccccactggcatataacacatgactacagcacatggtaatcacaactaccaacaagtcacgcatgttccccatgttgcattatcacccatgtgcacacacatggaaaagcatgaacatacagttagcctgtaaaTTTATCCACCTTGAatacaaccatcaccacctgacaaacaaaacaggtaggtcaaacctcaaaataactccCAAAAGTAGCTAACCGAAACATTCTGCacagatactacacacacatcatttatgTAGTTCTTTTTGACTAAATCAAGTTAATGCTTACactgttcccacagtatgtcaacaactgacacaccactgacatgttactgaacattatcatttaatgatttatgtaagccaagatgcaaCAACATGTAAActcaaacatgatgtccaagcatcataccatcaTATCAACCTGAAGCAAACAGGAAAGGGGGGagcaggggtgtggaggggatacCCTAATACCCCCTAACCCCAAACCAATACTCCATTTAGTCAAGtgttggctacattgtgtatgttaaccaCTTTTCCTTCAGTCACTaccctcaaatacaattaagccacacacacactgactatacTCTGTCCCAAGTCATGGtaactgcatcaacacattccagctacattaactgtgcaatacAACATCAGCCAAAAGTGTCTAAATGTTCATGTGATACAACATCATAATTCAACTGacaccaaactgtttccaaaatgtTAAAGCAAACTATGTTACCAATACATAATTTGTATTGCATAAAGAATACAACACCTGCAAGTAATGTACTTACACCCAAACTAGCCTGTTTCAATTACTATTGTTCAATGTAACCACAGACACCAAAAATCAGTACTGCagctagtcttttgtgaaaaataaacagaaaagacatGTTTCCCATGGAACTGAACCTCAGTACATTACTCACTTTTAGATCAATTCATTAAATGCCTTGGGGCTTCCTGACTTAAGTTAGACACCAAACTTTCAGGATTCATGAAATAATAACTGAGTTCAATTAACCAAAGTAAAACAGACTCTTAATTACAACAACATCCGAGACATGCAAActggattaaagaaaaaaaaaggacaaatcagAGCAGTGATAACCAACAATCACCAAAGTAAGTATGTCCCAGTAGCACTGAGAACACCCAAGTGTCAGTtacaacaactaagaaataataaaaataaagcaaGCCAAGAAAATTACTGAGTCAAACACATTAAACCACCACAAGGAATACATGACAAAACCAACTATGTACAGACTAATGATTCTTAGCCAACACAGGTGTTGACTTCATTGTCCACAAGACACTCTCCGAGTCTCCATAATTGACCACTGACACTAGTTGTGCCCTTATAAGTTGCCTGTTCTTCAAATCTATTTTCCAAAAGCCCTTTTCTCTTCCAGCCGCATGACTATAGACTAATTCACGGTTCCAATTCATCTTTTGATCTAGAGAAAACAGGCAAGAGTTGGAAAATAACCTTTCTGTCAGTTCAGTTATTGAATCATTTTCCAAGAGCAAAAAAATTCAAAGTCCATTTTTCCACCACTGTTTAATACATCCAAGTGTATCTGAGAGAAATCTAAACAattacctatcacacacacataaatcctgACTGACATATTAATAATCAATGTGAGATTCACTTCATGTTCATGTGACAGAATACAATCCCACTGGGGCaatgtgttagtcacagaatccaatacCAGGAACCAAGCATTCGGCTAAGTCCGAAAAACAGCTGCTGATTTGATACTTACAGCCCCCTGGTATTGTCTGGTCAGTCTGGCTCTTTTGGCTTCTTCTTGGCAAGGCAGAAAAGGACGAAACCCCTCTGCATACtggttttattctctctcacccattcactCAATGCAAATTTATATCTTAAAACCCAGACCTTCCCAATTGGTTTAGCTAACTGACCAATCAGACAAATACACTACCAGGCCCTCCCACACTGGTTGTGGAGGAAACTAACCAATCTGGAACCAGCAGTGCTAGACTTTACACTTTTGATGCTTTTTTCGTGGAACCCACACTGccaaggagaagggaggggggggaggggggttgaaaagaggaagggaagggaggaggaaagatTGCCCAACTCTGATTCTGTTCCAAACagttcatgataaacacaccataccatgcgGTGACCATTGAAGCAGATGCCATCAGTCCTGCCGGAAGATCAACACAGAGggtaagagggggaggggtggtggtggttacgacAGATGTAGCACTGTCTAATAGCTCAtggcacacacaccactggtaGTGTCATGTGCAGTAAATATCACTGAGAGGAAGGGTTAACAAATGAGGAAaatggggttgagggtgatgaaaGGGGAACGGAAAAGGGCAGGGGAATGTATCGGAAGAGAACGGTCTGAGGATATACCATCTTTAATTAGTATTTCATGATAACTTACTGTGACTGTTCTCATGTGAACCACTGGGACTGTTCTCATGTGAACCACAGTGACTGTTCTTCTCATGTGAACCACTGTGGCTGTTCTTCTCATGTGAACCACTGTGGCTGTTCTCATGTGAACCACAGTGACTGTTCTCATCATGTGAACCACAGTGACTGTTCTCATGTGAACCACTGTGAGTGTTCTCATGAACCACTGTGACTGTTCTCATCATGTGAACCACTGAGACTGTTCTCATCATGTGAACCACAGTGACTGTTCTCATGTGAACCACTGTGAGTGTTCTCATGAACCACTGTGAGTGTTCTCATCATGTGAACCACAGTGACTGTTCTCATGTGAACCACAGTGACTGTTCTCATGTGAACCACTGTGAGTGTCCTCATGAACCACTGTGACTGTTCTGAAGTGAACCAATGTGACTGTTCTCATGTGAACCACTGGGACTGTTCTCATGAGAACCACTCTGTTCTCAAGTGAACCACTGTGACTGTTCTTCTCATGTGAACCACTCTGTTCTCAAGTGAACCACTGTGACTGTTATCATCATGTGAACCACAGAGACTGTTCTCATGTGAACCACTGGGACTGTTCTCATGTGAACCACTCTGTTCTCAAGTGAACCACTGTGACTGTTCTTCTCATGTGAACCACAGAGACTGTTCTCATCATGTGAACCACTGTGACTGTTCTCATGTGATCCACTTGAGTGTTCTCATGTGAACCACTGTGACTCTTCTCATGTGAACCACTGACTGCTCTCATGAACCACTGTGACTGTTATCATCATGTGAACCACTGTGACTGTTCTCATGAACCACTGTGACTGTTATCCTCATGTGAACCACTGTGACTGTTCTCATGAACCACTGTGACTGTTCTCAAGTGAACCAATGTGACTGTTCTCAAGTGAACCAATGTGACTGTTCTCATGAACCACTGTGACTGTTCTCAAGTGAACCAATGTGACTGTTCTCAAGTGAACCAATGTGACTGTTCTCATGTGAACCACTGTTGTCATGTGAACCACTGTGACTGTTCTCATGTGAACCACTGTTCTCATGTGAACCACTGTTATCATGTGAACCACTGTGACTGTTCTCATGTGAACCACTGTGACTGTTCTCATGTGAACCACTGTGACTGTTCTCATGTGAACCACTGTGACTGTTCTCATGTGAACCACTGTGACTGTTCTCATGAACCACTGTGACTGTTCTCAAGTGAACCAATGTGACTGTTCTCATGTGAAGCTTCCATCCTGTTGAGCTGTGTGGCTTTACTTTCATTTCCCATGGACAGTGTGGCTGAAGAATGACGACACCTACTGTCCTCTGACAGAACGTTGCTCCTGGTGACCTCCCTTGTCAAGCTCTCCTCTCCCTCAGCCTCGTCATTCTCTTTCTGCGGTGCGTCCAGCAGCTGGTGTTGGATCTGCAAGGGCTGACCCATGGCCGTCAGTCCACCACGGTCTCTGGCCAGGGTGGCTGAGGTGTGCAGTGGAGCCAGGGGGTGGCACAAGCTGATCTGCTCTGATGGGCACGCCTCTTGCTGCCAGAACGGCAAGGCCCTGACTTGGCTGGATGGACTTGCTCCGCTCCCCTCAGGCATCCACACCTTCAGCGGCACAAACAGCTTCCGCAGGGTGTCTGGTttccctgtggtggtggtggtggtggtgggtggtgattcTGGCTCTGATTCGGTCGACTGCGCTTTCAAAGGTGACAGGGTCAAACCGTTGTCAGCTGACGTGCCAGACTCTTTCCAGGAGCTGCCAGCCTCCTCTGTGCTGCGTGTGTCTGAGGGGGTGAGGCTGGAGGAGGGCCTGGATGAAGGGGGTGAGACGTCCTCCTCGTTTCTCTGCCAAGAATGGTGGCTGCAGTTTTCACTGCCCCTGTCGCtgccttcctcactccccctgtcATCGCTTCCCCCACTCTTGGGACACTTGATCTCCTTCACACGCCGGTCTGAACTCTCCACCctcacagcacaaacacactgagGAAGGGGTGCAGAGTCTGTTCCCTGCACAGCAGTCTGTCTGATCACAGCACTGTCCTCCTCTGACGCTGGAGAACGACTCATGTCTGCTGTCTGAGCAACAACACTGTGGAGAGGTCCTGGTGACGGCTCCGAAATCACCACTTCCACTAAGTGTTCTGAGCAGTTTTGATCAGCTGTGTGCAGTTCTGCTGGTCCCACTTTCTCCTGGTCTTCACTTGTGGGACTCCGAGCTCTTGCTTTCTCACAAGCACCATTCTCAACATCTTTCTCACTAACAGCGGCTGGACAGTCATGTTCTTGTGGTGTCTCCTGTTTCATCTCACAGGCTGCGTGGGCTGTATCCACGGGGCACGACTCTGGATAGAAAATGTAGTCGGATTCTTCATCCTGAAACCAAAGCAAAAACAGAATGTGGCACATCACATTCACCGAAGCTTTACCAGTTCTGGCTCTCAGTATACATGTGGAAGCGTGTAGGGGTGTTTTTATTTCCTTATAAAAAATACTGGTAGTCACAGTCAGTGACTATCCATTTTCAATAGGGTTTGAACATCTGAATCTACCTCTCAAAAGAGCATCTCAAGCTAGTCCAAAGTGTGGATGAAAtggtcatctgtgggcagaaagacagactcacaaacacattacactattcccctaaaaagaaaacaaaaaaaaacaccaccttacCTATGTAGAAAAGCAACTTTACCAAGGAcactcacttaaaaaaaacaaacccaacctaATAGTCCATAAAAAATACAGCAGGTTAAAATGTTAAAATGATCAATAATATTAAGGCTTGATTAACAACATTCtattttccccaccacacacaaaaaagtggccTAAAATGTTAAAACAAACATTCTAAAAATTTCCTTCACACAATACTATCTAAATAACTAATAACTAAAATGCTGAAAGTATAAATAACTTTCGAACTTAAAATGCTGAAAAAATACATAACTTTcaaactttcaacaacaaaaaaaccacaaaatatacacacaaaaacaacaccaaggcCATTAGgtaaataacttaaaaaaaaaaaaaaaaataattaaaaaaaattgctcaaaaacacacatattttcaaacttcgaaaacaaaaacaatccaagCTAACTAGAATACAATAAtgatgttaaaaaaatatataaaatgttcaaactttaaacaaaaaaccaacaaccccaaaacaatccAAACAAAACTGGTCATCATGCAAACAGCTGAACGAGCGACACACCCAAACTGACCAAAGCGGGCATGTGGTCAGCGCAGTCCACATCCTCCAACAATGTCTGCAGCTGGAGCATAACCCAGTCAGACTGGGGCATCTGTGTCAAGGTCGCTCCGTCCTTTCTCAACACACTCTCCGCATCCACAGCCGTCAGACGAACTTTCCGAGTCCAGCTGCCAGGCTGCAGCCATGGTGGTACCTTGgtgagctgctgctgctggcccCACAATCTGCCTGACTGGTCAGGGTTGgtctgttgctgctgtgtttcTGCGTCCTGAAACATCCAGCATAGGATAAATCTTATCatcacaggagaaaaaaagaaagcagttttttttctgcaatatatatatatatatatatatatacacacacacacacacacatacacacaaacacacacaaagagagacagagggagactgcaTATGCACAAACTTTgaaaatacacacatgcgcatacacacacacacacacacatacacacagaacatcttTAAAACTTtaattttctgtctttgtccttcctaaaaaaatcattttccccTCCTTCTCACTTCTCAGCAAAATTCTTGTGGATTACATTTCTTAACGGACTATTCAATTTCATTATATTGCACAACAGCAGGTTCTCTGCAGGTTTTCATTTTTGGTTCATTTATTTCCAGGCACGAGCCCCAGTATGGTCACAAGGGGTAcagcaaaaggaaattttctatctaaaattacgtttaaataacatactttccgtgacccaactagtgcagactccggcaggggtct from Babylonia areolata isolate BAREFJ2019XMU chromosome 11, ASM4173473v1, whole genome shotgun sequence includes the following:
- the LOC143287288 gene encoding uncharacterized protein LOC143287288, producing the protein MKGSPRSSQLCFYVRIRQFQSLASVYSLSPSGSFMVFRATAVASTSDPAADPSSDQQKSFKRCVMLYFAPVAPLYKDNQLPEETKHRIFTLRHSQFCTYTSVNANVIALLGFLPQDIVGTSIFDYYHPSDLPQLLDLYKQAKQSVGQPVKSAPLRFLTHNGTYLTVTTELSTFVNPWDRRLEIFIAQHTVLQPPGNPNVFEEGAEDQESAAKRTSSASRALIHTIAQMVLKEAEDCVEQTSESECEVSSSETAGKSISSLYRQVNYSLNIRRFLSSHPKLFPASEDNSSEDVSQKDPSEDVDKEVEVQVEIPVCQVLSCSSSAQVHVSEQGAQEEVPRSPTSLSAEDPALTPEVTDRPLTLTLTEASLHRHTKAQEVLYLREAGPHLHHLTSRQRGCQKRHHPSGSEEGSSVNKLSRRGSSKGERHIGKSGAGLFMSTAPISAVDVKDAETQQQQTNPDQSGRLWGQQQQLTKVPPWLQPGSWTRKVRLTAVDAESVLRKDGATLTQMPQSDWVMLQLQTLLEDVDCADHMPALDEESDYIFYPESCPVDTAHAACEMKQETPQEHDCPAAVSEKDVENGACEKARARSPTSEDQEKVGPAELHTADQNCSEHLVEVVISEPSPGPLHSVVAQTADMSRSPASEEDSAVIRQTAVQGTDSAPLPQCVCAVRVESSDRRVKEIKCPKSGGSDDRGSEEGSDRGSENCSHHSWQRNEEDVSPPSSRPSSSLTPSDTRSTEEAGSSWKESGTSADNGLTLSPLKAQSTESEPESPPTTTTTTTGKPDTLRKLFVPLKVWMPEGSGASPSSQVRALPFWQQEACPSEQISLCHPLAPLHTSATLARDRGGLTAMGQPLQIQHQLLDAPQKENDEAEGEESLTREVTRSNVLSEDSRCRHSSATLSMGNESKATQLNRMEASHENSHIGSLENSHSGS